From a single Miscanthus floridulus cultivar M001 chromosome 8, ASM1932011v1, whole genome shotgun sequence genomic region:
- the LOC136477861 gene encoding cytochrome b5-like, producing MAGGKVYSFEEVRKHSDRKDCWLIIAGKVYDVTPFMEEHPGGDEVLLACVGKDASADFEDIGHTDSAKELMPQYCIGEVDAATIPAKLTYDVVTKDASRSEKATTSGGTWATLLQLALPVLLLALAFALQNYTRAKAE from the exons ATGGCGGGAGGCAAGGTTTACTCGTTTGAGGAGGTGAGGAAGCACAGCGATCGCAAGGATTGCTGGCTCATCATCGCCGGCAAG GTGTACGACGTCACGCCGTTCATGGAGGAACACCCGGGCGGCGACGAGGTCCTGCTCGCGTGCGTCG GCAAGGACGCCTCCGCCGACTTCGAGGACATCGGCCACACCGACTCCGCCAAGGAGCTGATGCCGCAGTACTGCATCGGCGAGGTCGACGCGGCTACCATCCCGGCCAAGCTCACCTACGACGTCGTCACCAAGGACGCCAGCAGGTCCGAGAAGGCCACGACGAGCGGCGGCACTTGGGCCACGCTCCTGCAGCTCGCCCTGCCCGTCTTGCTGCTGGCCCTGGCCTTCGCGCTGCAGAACTACACCAGGGCCAAGGCAGAGTAG
- the LOC136477852 gene encoding ATP-dependent zinc metalloprotease FTSH 7, chloroplastic yields the protein MACAAAETLASFPIASPSRSLLRPFPRRPAAAAGRGAPSIRISAVPPRGLGLALVHRRVRRCPPAAGANVERGGDGASGNGNGEPSSSSGDGDRDAAAESGGDSTGTSTTSAAATPPPPSSKRGENKWRRRLIKGGGGVGRWLWEPIVQGREMGFLLLQLGFAIFALRMLRPEIALPGSEPRPKTTYVSVPYSDFLASIDKDQVKKVEVDGVHIMFRLRPEVESQARVVQTPTQRGTDAVVDNTGASRRIVFTTTRPMDIKTPYEKMVENMVEFGSPDKRSGGMLNSALVALIYVVLIAVVLQRLPISFSQNSAGQLRNRKNSNSGGTKVSESTDIVTFADVAGVDEAKEELEEIVEFLRNPERYIRLGARPPRGVLLVGLPGTGKTLLAKAVAGEAEVPFISCSASEFVELYVGMGAARVRDLFARAKKESPSIIFIDEIDAVAKSRDGRYRIVSNDEREQTLNQLLTEMDGFDTNSAVIVLGATNRADVLDPALRRPGRFDRVVMVEAPDRFGRESILKVHVSRRELPLSKDVDLADIAAMTTGFTGADLANLVNEAALLAGRLNKEIVEKIDFIRAVERSIAGIEKKHAKLKGNEKAVVARHEVGHALVGTAVANLLPGQPRVEKLSILPRSGGALGFTYTPPTTEDRYLLFVDELRGRLVTLLGGRAAEEVVLGGRVSTGALDDIRRATDMAYKAVAEYGLNQRIGPISLATLSNGGLDDSGGSPWGRDQGHLVDLVQREVKALLQSALEVALSVIRANPAVLEGLGAYLEENEKVEGEELQEWLKSVVAPKELTSFIRGQQEQVLQLEAGF from the exons ATGGCTTGCGCCGCCGCGGAAACCCTCGCCTCGTTCCCAATCGCATCCCCGTCCCGCTCGCTCCTACGCCCCTTCCCCCGgcgacccgccgccgccgccgggagaGGCGCACCGTCGATCCGGATATCCGCCGTGCCGCCGCGGGGCCTCGGGCTCGCGCTCGTGCACCGCCGCGTGCGCCGCTGCCCGCCAGCGGCGGGCGCGAATGtcgagcgcggcggcgacggcgcctcCGGCAACGGCAACGGCGAGCCGTCGTCCTCGTCCGGGGATGGCGACCGCGACGCGGCTGCGGAGTCGGGGGGCGATAGCACCGGCACGAGCACCACGAGCGCGgccgcgacgccgccgccgccctcgtcgaAGAGGGGCGAGAATAAGTGGCGGCGGAGGCTGATTAAGGGGGGAGGAGGCGTCGGGCGGTGGCTATGGGAGCCCATAGTGCAGGGGCGGGAGATGGGCTTCCTCCTGCTCCAGCTCGGCTTCGCCATATTTGCGCTGCGCATGCTTCGACCGGAGATCGCGTTGCCTGGTTCAGAGCCCCGCCCGAAGACGACGTACGTCAGTGTACCATACAGCGACTTCCTGGCGAGCATAGACAAGGACCAGGTGAAGAAGGTTGAGGTGGACGGGGTGCACATCATGTTCCGCCTCCGCCCAGAGGTTGAGTCCCAGGCCCGTGTGGTGCAGACACCAACACAGCGCGGAACAGATGCTGTCGTTGATAATACTGGAGCTTCAAGGAGAATTGTATTCACGACGACTCGTCCAATGGACATAAAGACACCATACGAGAAGATGGTGGAAAACATGGTTGAATTTGGGTCACCGGATAAGAGGTCCGGCGGCATGCTCAATTCTGCCCTA GTAGCTCTTATTTATGTTGTATTGATTGCAGTAGTTTTGCAGCGGTTGCCAATAAGCTTTTCTCAG AATTCAGCCGGTCAGTTGAGGAATAGGAAGAATTCAAATTCCGGCGGCACAAAAGTTTCCGAAAGTACGGATATAGTTACATTTGCTGATGTGGCTGGAGTAGATGAGGCAAAAGAAGAGCTGGAAGAAATTGTG GAGTTCTTAAGGAACCCAGAAAGATATATTCGTCTTGGTGCTCGCCCTCCTCGTGGTGTCTTATTG GTGGGTCTTCCAGGGACTGGAAAGACACTTCTTGCAAAAGCCGTAGCAGGAGAAGCAGAAGTCCCATTCATAAGTTGCTCTGCTAGTGAATTTGTTGAGCTATATGTAGGCATGGGAGCAGCTCGAGTACGTGACCTATTTGCTAGGGCCAAAAAGGAATCACCATCGATTATTTTTATCGATGAG ATTGATGCCGTTGCAAAAAGCCGTGATGGTCGATATCGcattgtcagtaatgatgaacgtgAGCAGACACTAAACCAATTGCTCACG GAAATGGATGGCTTTGACACCAACTCGGCTGTCATTGTACTGGGGGCAACAAATCGAGCCGATGTTCTGGATCCTGCCCTTAGGCGCCCTGGGAGATTTGACCGTGTAGTTATG GTTGAAGCTCCTGATAGGTTTGGAAGAGAATCAATTCTAAAAGTTCATGTGAGCAGAAGAGAGCTTCCACTGAGTAAAGATGTAGATCTAGCCGATATTGCTGCAATGACAACTGGTTTTACTGG AGCAGACCTTGCAAACTTGGTAAATGAAGCTGCTTTGTTGGCTGGGCGATTAAATAAAGAAATAGTGGAAAAGATTGACTTCATCCGTGCGGTTGAGCGATCTATAGCT GGGATAGAGAAAAAGCATGCAAAATTGAAGGGTAATGAAAAAGCTGTTGTTGCACGGCATGAAGTTGGTCATGCACTTGTGGGAACTGCTGTAGCAAACCTTCTTCCTGGACAGCCACGTGTGGAG AAATTGAGTATATTGCCAAGATCAGGAGGTGCATTAGGCTTCACGTACACCCCTCCCACCACAGAGGATAGATATTTACTCTTTGTTGATGAACTACGTGGCCGTTTAGTAACACTTCTGGGTGGGAGGGCAGCAGAGGAAGTTGTTTTAGGAGGACGGGTTTCCACTGGTGCTCTTGATGACATAAGACGTGCTACTGACATGGCCTACAAAGCTGTAGCAGAATATGGTCTTAATCAGCGCATCGGGCCAATATCACTTGCTACACTGTCAAATGGTGGGTTAGATGACTCTGGTGGCTCTCCATGGGGACGAGATCAG GGCCATCTAGTTGATCTTGTTCAGAGGGAAGTAAAAGCGCTTTTACAGTCGGCACTGGAAGTAGCTCTTTCAGTTATTCGTGCTAATCCTGCAGTTTTGGAAGGCCTCGGTGCATATTTAGAAG AGAACGAAAAGGTTGAAGGCGAGGAGCTTCAAGAGTGGCTAAAGTCGGTTGTTGCACCAAAAGAGTTGACCTCTTTTATCAGAGGACAACAAGAGCAAGTTCTTCAGCTGGAAGCAGGCTTCTAG
- the LOC136477856 gene encoding LOW QUALITY PROTEIN: embryogenesis-associated protein EMB8-like (The sequence of the model RefSeq protein was modified relative to this genomic sequence to represent the inferred CDS: inserted 1 base in 1 codon), with product MNPMVVAAPTPPPFVASTRRFAPRLSSLLPAAAMSSAAVSASAPSPSSGTGEEAQAAPLPHLTLEIAGARRGLLSGFASLRAPYRAFPVLASNRHVETIFAALTRSLPAVKLRRECLRAPDDGAIALDWVSGDDRALPMDAPVLILLPGLTGGSDDTYVRHMLLRARSKGWRVVVFNSRGCADSPVTTPKFYSASFTGDLRQVIGHILGRYPQSNVYAAGWSLGANILVRYLGEETDKCPLSGAVSLCNPFNLVIADEDFHKGFNNVYDRALARALTTIFKKHALLFEGLEGEYDIPKAANARTVRDFDEGLTRVSFGFKSVDDYYSNSSSSDSIKNVCIPLLCIQADNDPIAPSRGIPRDDIKANKNCLLLVTPXGGHLGWVAGDEAPFGCPWTDPIVMEYLEYLENEKDSSTKNNISYEQQGVSEASVPHLTVHGQR from the exons ATGAACCCGATGGTCGTCGCCGCCCCCACGCCACCCCCATTCGTCGCTTCAACCCGCCGCTTCGCCCCTCGCCTCAGCTCCCTCCTCCCCGCCGCTGCCATGTCTTCCGCCGCCGTATCCGCCTCCGCCCCAAGCCCCAGCTCCGGCACTGGGGAAGAGGCGCAGGCGGCCCCGCTCCCGCACTTGACACTCGAGATCGCGGGGGCGCGCCGGGGCCTCCTCTCCGGCTTCGCCagcctccgcgccccgtaccgtgCCTTCCCCGTACTCGCGTCGAACCGACACGTCGAGACCATCTTCGCTGCGTTGACGCGGTCACTCCCCGCCGTTAAGCTGCGGCGCGAGTGCCTCCGCGCCCCTGACGACGGAGCCATCGCGCTCGACTGGGTCTCAGGCGACGACCGCGCGCTTCCGATGGATGCTCCGGTGCTTATACTCTTG CCTGGTCTTACAGGTGGAAGTGATGATACATATGTAAGGCATATGCTTCTGAGAGCTAGAAGCAAGGGATGGCGTGTTGTGGTGTTTAATAGCCGTGGATGTGCAGACAGTCCTGTTACTACACCCAAG TTCTATTCTGCTTCATTTACAGGGGATCTCCGCCAAGTTATTGGTCATATTTTAGGACGTTATCCCCAGTCTAATGTCTATGCTGCCGGTTGGTCTCTTGGAGCGAATATTCTTGTGCGCTACCTTGGCGAG GAAACAGATAAATGCCCTCTATCTGGTGCAGTCTCCTTGTGCAATCCTTTTAATTTGGTAATTGCAGATGAAGATTTCCACAAAGGATTTAACAACGTTTATGATAGAGCATTGGCTAGGGCTTTGACGACTATATTTAAGAA GCATGCTCTCCTTTTCGAAGGGCTGGAGGGTGAATATGATATTCCCAAGGCCGCAAATGCAAGAACTGTTAGAGATTTTGATGAGGGGCTAACCCGAG TTTCGTTTGGTTTCAAGTCAGTGGATGATTATTACTCCAATTCAAGCAGCTCGGATTCTATCAAGAATGTTTGCATACCCTTACTGTGCATACAG GCTGATAATGACCCAATTGCACCATCCAGGGGAATTCCTAGAGATGATATCAAG GCAAATAAGAACTGTCTACTTTTAGTAACGC CAGGTGGTCATCTTGGATGGGTAGCAGGTGACGAAGCTCCATTCGGATGTCCTTGGACAGACCCAATAGTGATGGAATATCTGGAATATCTCGAAAATGAGAAGGACTCTAGTACAAAAAATAACATATCCTATGAGCAACAGGGTGTTTCAGAGGCATCAGTACCCCATCTAACTGTGCATGGCCAAAGATAG
- the LOC136477859 gene encoding homeobox-leucine zipper protein HOX24-like, with the protein MERGDCQFMVVPPRHQYDEDHQFMHQLMVAAAGDQQDPNAGSAGRGAAGGGGGGERNSKRRFTEEQVRSLETTFHARRAKLEPREKAELARDLGLQPRQVAIWFQNKRARWRSKQLEHDYAALRAQCDALHARVESLRQEKLALAAQVDELRGRLSDRQDQSGSCEVNDAEAADNDKRNSTTSSLVQEDGATPPALVDASEDSAATEYDYGHMAYEDLHDPFCATPDLWDTWPLLEWNAVA; encoded by the exons ATGGAGCGCGGCGACTGCCAGTTCATGGTGGTGCCGCCGCGCCACCAGTACGACGAGGATCACCAGTTCATGCACCAGCTGATGGTGGCGGCCGCGGGGGACCAGCAGGACCCCAACGCGGGCTCCGCGGGGCGGGGTGCcgccggtggcggtggcggcggggagAGGAATTCGAAGCGGCGGTTCACGGAGGAGCAGGTGCGGTCGCTGGAGACGACGTTCCACGCGCGGCGCGCCAAGCTGGAGCCCCGGGAGAAGGCGGAGCTGGCGCGGGATCTGGGCCTCCAGCCGCGCCAGGTGGCCATCTGGTTCCAGAACAAGCGCGCGCGGTGGCGCTCCAAGCAGCTCGAGCACGACTACGCCGCGCTCCGGGCGCAGTGCGACGCGCTGCACGCCCGCGTCGAGTCGCTCAGGCAGGAGAAGCTCGCGCTCGCCGCGCAG GTGGATGAGCTGAGGGGGAGGCTGAGCGACCGGCAAGACCAGAGCGGCAGCTGCGAGGTCAACGACGCGGAGGCGGCGGACAACGACAAGAGGAATAGCACCACCAGCTCCCTGGTGCAGGAGGATGGCGCCACGCCGCCGGCTCTAGTAGACGCCTCCGAGGACTCGGCGGCGACCGAGTACGACTATGGCCACATGGCATACGAGGACCTGCACGATCCCTTCTGCGCCACTCCGGATCTGTGGGATACATGGCCGCTGCTGGAGTGGAACGCGGTGGCATGA